The following are encoded in a window of Nomia melanderi isolate GNS246 chromosome 6, iyNomMela1, whole genome shotgun sequence genomic DNA:
- the LOC116427809 gene encoding protein mesh → MRNELCFDRVHGFAKSILLGCLLLSLASRTSAQEEETFENAFRLDGAECVDSNIADASVKKAPEELEDLTDDENVFGEMDEWKRDEIPLNVDVVSEPEDEIMYSEDSESPKANRYAPCPSDSISGYHLTEARLNEIRSQFMYWYFDKGGDNNLGDYQKQIQSSTPQIRKNFNFQLPFFGFKFNYTKVSLNGYLEFSDPPEHYIYPLVFPVKNWPKVNDPSFIGIFFSKCRIGNIRRSDVDQRLPGVYFRLETNLQTRKDQFGVELRERLKWDIREGIIGSESFEPKHAIIVTWKNVSFAGGIDKSLYKTNSFQMVLATDEVSTYAIFNYLNIQWTSHTEAGGDVVDGEGGVPAFIGFNAGNGTRSYEYNPYSQRPAIHGLTGTGWVNGFPGRHMFKIDGKFIF, encoded by the exons ATGCGAAACGAACTTTGCTTTGACCGCGTTCACGGTTTTGCAAAGTCGATCCTTCTCGGATGCCTTTTACTGTCGTTGGCGAGTCGGACCTCGGCCCAGGAGGAGGAGACTTTCGAAAATGCGTTCAGATTGGATGGAGCCGAATGTGTTGATTCGAATATTGCAGATGCATCGGTGAAGAAGGCACCGGAAGAGTTAGAGGACCTAACCGACGATGAAAACGTTTTTGGGGAGATGGACGAATGGAAAAGGGATGAAATTCCGTTGAACGTCGACGTCGTTTCGGAACCGGAGGACGAAATCATGTATTCTGAAG ATTCGGAGTCACCGAAAGCGAACAGGTACGCGCCCTGTCCATCAGATTCAATTTCTGGTTATCACTTAACTGAAGCGCGATTGAACGAAATCCGTTCGCAGTTTATGTACTGGTATTTTGATAAAGGTGGCGACAACAATCTAGGCGATTATCAAAAACAAATTCAATCGTCAACACCTCAGATACgcaagaatttcaatttccagCTGCCCTTCTTCGGgtttaaattcaattacacCAAA GTATCTCTGAATGGTTACTTAGAGTTCAGCGATCCCCCCGAGCACTACATTTACCCCCTAGTATTCCCCGTGAAAAATTGGCCGAAAGTGAATGATCCCAGTTTTATAGGAATATTCTTCAGCAAATGCCGAATAGGAAACATAAGAAGGAGTGATGTAGACCAAAGACTGCCGGGTGTCTACTTTAG ACTCGAGACAAATCTACAAACGAGGAAAGACCAGTTCGGTGTCGAGCTGCGGGAGCGTTTAAAATGGGACATCCGCGAGGGGATAATTGGTTCTGAGTCGTTCGAACCGAAACACGCTATTATAGTCACGTGGAAGAACGTATCATTCGCCGGTGGTATCGATAAATCCCTTTACAAGACGAACAGTTTCCAGATGGTTTTGGCCACAGACGAAGTGTCCACTTACGCCATTTTCAATTACTTGAATATTCAGTGGACCAGTCACACAGAGGCTGGCGGCGATGTTGTTGATGGTGAGGGCGGTGTACCTGCTTTC ATTGGTTTCAACGCTGGCAATGGCACCCGAAGCTACGAATACAACCCCTACTCTCAAAGGCCGGCTATACACGGCTTAACAGGCACAGGTTGGGTAAATGGTTTCCCAGGGCGTCATATGTTCAAGATAGACGGGAAGTTCATATTTTGA